The Acidobacteriota bacterium DNA window CGAGCCTCCTTACTCTTGATATCTTTTCCACATGGCTTTCCACATGTGTGGTGCCTGGGTAGCCCCCTTCATTTCCGGGAGATACATAAGGACATCCACTTTTGCACAGGGTCTATTACTAATACTAAGAATATTACTCATGATTTCGTCTTGTAGCAGTACCTGAAGCACCAACACTCACACAAGAGGTGCACCATGCAATTCACCGTTTCAAAGAATGCTCTCTTAAAAGAGCTAAATCTTCTCCAGGGAATAGTCGAAAAGAAAAGCACTATTCCGATACTGTCAAACGTCCTGATCGAAACCGCGAACGATTCTACGATTTCGCTGGTTGCCACAGACCTGGACGTGTCTCTTCAGACGGAGTGCGCCGCAGAGTCCGTCCGACCGGGGTCAATCGTTCTGCAGGCGAGAAAGCTGTTTGAAATTGTTAGAAACCTGCCAGACGCGGAAATAAACTTCGCGAAAGAGGACAACGACTGGGTCAGAATTCTTTGTGCCTCATCCGAATTCAGGATAGTAGGTCAGGCAAAGGAACATTTCCCGTCGACTCCTCGGGCAGACAAGGCTGGAGTAACAATTCCGGCAGCAGTGATTCATAGCCTGATAAACCGGACTGTTTTTGCGATCACTCAGGAGGAATCGCGATACGCGCTCAATGGATCCCTTCTGCTTTTCGGTGAAGGGAGGCTGCAGATGGTAGCGACTGATGGTCACCGGCTGGCGTTGGCCGCTGCCGATGTCGACAAGGCTGAGGACGGCTCTGAACATTTGAAGGTGATAATTCCGAAAAAGGCTCTGATCGAACTTGCCAAGCTGACGGCGGGTGCGGAAGGAGGGATCGAGCTATCTAGAGACGAAAATCACCTATACTTTGAGATACAGAACCGCTATCTCACATCGAGGATGCTGGCCGGACAGTTTCCAAACTACGACCTTGTCTTGCCAAAGAACAATGACAAGTCGATCGCTTTGAATGTAGATCGGGTGAGTCAGGCTATAAGGCGCGTAGCACTCATGGCCGATGAGAGAAGTCACGGAGTGAAAGTCGATCTTACCAGCGGGAAACTGAGTATAACATCACAAAGCGCTGACGTGGGCGAGGCCAAGGAAGTGATACCTCTGGATTATACCGGCGACAACCTGAGCATCGGGTTCAACGCTCAATATGTTCTGGATTTCCTCGGCGTCGTTGGCACAGACGAAGTGTTGTTCGAGTTCAAGGACGAACAGAGCCCCGCCTTGTTGCGGCCATCTGGGGACGGGCAAGCGGATTACAAGTACGTGGTCATGCCAATGCGCCTGCTCTGATTTGATTTCGTGACGCGGCGCATGCAAGCCGCAACTCATGACGGTATGTCCAAAAGCCCGGGCAAAAGAGTTCTCATAGTCGATGATAACAAGTCGATCCGTACGATGGTCGCGGACTATCTCGGCGCCAGAGGCTATGATGTTATTCAAGCCGTAGACGGGATAAAAGGACTCGATTCCGCGCTCTCTTCAGAAGCCAATGTCATAATCCTTGATGTAGTCATGCCGGGCATAGACGGCGTAAGATTATGTCGGCTTCTTAGGGATAAGGGCGTGACGACACCCATAATAATGCTCACCGAAAAGGCCACCATTGGAGACAAAGAAGCCGGGTACAGTGTGGGCGTCGACGATTATCTCGCGAAGCCTTTCAGTGCTCGTGAACTCGAACTCAGGATCGAGGCGCTGCAAAAGCGAAGCCAATCTGCGACTCAACAGCCGGAGCA harbors:
- a CDS encoding response regulator transcription factor, whose amino-acid sequence is MSKSPGKRVLIVDDNKSIRTMVADYLGARGYDVIQAVDGIKGLDSALSSEANVIILDVVMPGIDGVRLCRLLRDKGVTTPIIMLTEKATIGDKEAGYSVGVDDYLAKPFSARELELRIEALQKRSQSATQQPEQSIVKRGELEIDFGKHKVRVAGKEVVLTPIEFNILKLLASAPGKVYSRQDLLNAIWDTAYEGYKRNIDPHVNRLRTKIEEHPKRPKYVLTVWGIGYKFNDAQSSD
- the dnaN gene encoding DNA polymerase III subunit beta codes for the protein MQFTVSKNALLKELNLLQGIVEKKSTIPILSNVLIETANDSTISLVATDLDVSLQTECAAESVRPGSIVLQARKLFEIVRNLPDAEINFAKEDNDWVRILCASSEFRIVGQAKEHFPSTPRADKAGVTIPAAVIHSLINRTVFAITQEESRYALNGSLLLFGEGRLQMVATDGHRLALAAADVDKAEDGSEHLKVIIPKKALIELAKLTAGAEGGIELSRDENHLYFEIQNRYLTSRMLAGQFPNYDLVLPKNNDKSIALNVDRVSQAIRRVALMADERSHGVKVDLTSGKLSITSQSADVGEAKEVIPLDYTGDNLSIGFNAQYVLDFLGVVGTDEVLFEFKDEQSPALLRPSGDGQADYKYVVMPMRLL